One Phycisphaerae bacterium RAS2 DNA window includes the following coding sequences:
- the lacF gene encoding Lactose transport system permease protein LacF, with amino-acid sequence MLVGSFGWMGWRRLSVARAKDDRIAIKVLHWGEKTEDDIVRRLVADFESQPENAGIRIERINLGQAAAVRTKLQTMFAAGEPPDVFYLGLENVSDLAIKHALVDMEELIETDRAVGRETVDLDAFFPSVVRCFRVNEQTGAVGDGKLVGLPKDFTTVGFYYNRDLFRRAGVTEPPATGWTWEQFHAAAKKIGELPDCYGADFVSWEQMVRIYLWTHGHDFTSPGWAAPYSFNHPELQAAVQQLQDWFNDGRTLLSAKTQMETLQDPFLAGNVGMAGPFGRWKVPAYRQIRGFDWDLAPLPHVPGKPERNGVFTVAWGISSATKHKDESWRFVKYLMSRRGQELMTQAGLAVSVLRDVAEDALKSEGPTRPRNARLFLDAAEHALPTDFPVIPQFQQLLRVRLEEIFKIGRPVKPTLARLDAEWHALEKQYEVGGGGRLMPWGRLISIWAWPFGAMLVAGAILWRRGRPRGGELREERAGLLMMSPWVIGFMAFTAFPILLSAALAFTRWSSLTTLDQAEFIGWENFLNLWRDDATFGIALRKTAWYALLAVPSSQIVALAAAMLLNREHWSVGIFRSIWYLPGVLAGVGMAVMWKWVFHHEHGLLKSLLDPALPGGMATPAFFEKDAEAWGVPVFALINLWGIGGTMMIYLAGLKGIPKDLYEAASIDGALGWRRFRHVTLPMLSPVIFFNGIMAIIASFQVFTQAHVMTGGGPADATRFYVVYLYNQAFDFHEMGYASAMAWLLLLIVLVLTFAMMWGTKRFVHYEGLKA; translated from the coding sequence ATGCTGGTCGGCTCGTTCGGCTGGATGGGCTGGCGGCGGTTAAGCGTCGCGCGGGCGAAGGACGATCGCATCGCGATCAAGGTTCTGCATTGGGGTGAAAAGACGGAAGACGACATCGTTCGCCGGCTCGTGGCGGATTTTGAGTCACAACCCGAAAACGCCGGCATCCGCATCGAGCGCATCAATCTCGGCCAGGCGGCGGCGGTGCGCACCAAGTTGCAGACCATGTTCGCCGCGGGCGAGCCGCCCGATGTGTTCTACCTCGGCCTGGAGAACGTGTCCGACCTTGCGATCAAGCACGCGCTGGTCGACATGGAAGAACTGATCGAGACCGATCGCGCCGTTGGGCGCGAGACGGTGGACCTTGACGCTTTTTTTCCATCCGTCGTGCGCTGCTTTCGCGTGAACGAACAGACCGGCGCAGTCGGCGACGGCAAGCTCGTCGGCCTGCCGAAGGACTTCACCACCGTCGGGTTTTATTACAACCGCGATCTGTTCCGCCGCGCGGGCGTCACCGAGCCGCCGGCGACGGGCTGGACGTGGGAGCAGTTCCACGCGGCGGCGAAGAAGATCGGCGAATTGCCCGATTGCTACGGCGCGGATTTTGTCTCGTGGGAGCAGATGGTGCGCATTTATCTCTGGACCCACGGGCACGATTTCACGTCGCCCGGCTGGGCCGCGCCGTACTCGTTCAACCATCCTGAACTTCAGGCGGCAGTCCAACAATTGCAGGACTGGTTCAACGACGGCCGCACGCTGCTCTCTGCCAAGACGCAAATGGAGACGCTTCAGGACCCGTTCCTCGCGGGCAACGTCGGCATGGCTGGGCCATTCGGCCGGTGGAAGGTGCCGGCGTATCGGCAGATTCGCGGATTTGATTGGGACCTCGCGCCGCTCCCGCATGTGCCGGGCAAGCCGGAGCGCAACGGCGTCTTCACGGTTGCGTGGGGGATTTCCAGCGCGACGAAGCACAAGGATGAATCGTGGCGATTCGTGAAGTACCTGATGAGCCGCCGCGGGCAGGAACTGATGACGCAGGCGGGGCTGGCTGTGTCGGTGTTGCGCGATGTCGCCGAAGACGCGCTGAAGAGCGAAGGGCCGACGCGCCCGCGCAACGCGCGCCTGTTTCTCGACGCGGCGGAGCACGCGCTGCCGACCGACTTCCCCGTTATTCCGCAGTTTCAACAGTTGCTGCGCGTGCGGCTGGAGGAGATTTTCAAGATCGGCCGGCCGGTGAAGCCGACGCTCGCGCGGCTCGATGCCGAGTGGCATGCCCTGGAAAAACAGTATGAAGTCGGTGGTGGTGGTCGCCTGATGCCCTGGGGGCGATTGATTTCCATCTGGGCGTGGCCGTTCGGCGCGATGCTTGTGGCCGGTGCGATCCTCTGGCGGCGCGGTCGGCCGCGCGGGGGCGAACTGCGCGAGGAGCGCGCCGGGTTGCTGATGATGTCGCCGTGGGTGATCGGGTTCATGGCCTTCACGGCGTTTCCAATCTTGTTGTCCGCGGCGCTGGCGTTCACGCGCTGGAGCTCACTGACGACGCTGGATCAGGCGGAGTTCATCGGCTGGGAGAATTTCCTCAATCTCTGGCGCGACGACGCGACCTTCGGCATCGCCCTGCGCAAGACAGCGTGGTACGCGCTGCTGGCCGTGCCGAGCAGCCAGATCGTGGCGCTGGCGGCGGCGATGCTGCTGAATCGCGAGCACTGGTCGGTCGGGATCTTTCGATCGATCTGGTATCTGCCGGGCGTGTTGGCGGGCGTGGGAATGGCGGTGATGTGGAAATGGGTGTTCCACCATGAGCACGGGTTGCTCAAATCGCTGCTGGACCCGGCGCTGCCGGGCGGCATGGCGACGCCCGCCTTTTTTGAGAAAGACGCCGAGGCGTGGGGCGTGCCGGTCTTTGCGCTGATCAATCTGTGGGGCATCGGCGGCACGATGATGATCTACCTCGCCGGGTTGAAGGGAATCCCGAAAGACCTGTACGAGGCCGCGTCGATCGACGGCGCGCTGGGCTGGCGGCGGTTTCGGCATGTGACGCTGCCGATGCTTAGCCCGGTGATTTTCTTCAACGGGATCATGGCAATCATCGCGTCGTTTCAGGTGTTCACGCAGGCGCACGTCATGACCGGCGGCGGCCCCGCCGATGCGACGCGATTCTACGTCGTTTATCTGTACAACCAGGCGTTTGATTTTCACGAGATGGGTTACGCGTCGGCGATGGCGTGGCTGCTGCTGCTCATCGTGCTGGTGCTGACGTTTGCCATGATGTGGGGCACGAAGCGCTTCGTTCACTACGAGGGGCTGAAAGCATGA
- the araQ_2 gene encoding L-arabinose transport system permease protein AraQ has product MMKRWSNIFALALLLVGSVVMLFPFWWMLVTSLSRAEDAGASASVSGFRWWPSDPQWSNYPSALSRMGSKPWYGFLDALSNTVVVTSLSVVGQVLSCSLVGYALARVRFRGRGAMFLVMIATMMLPAQVTMIPLFILFRWFGWVDTILPLVVPTFFGTAYFIFMFRQFFAQIPEALLEAARIDGCGHLRIWWQIMLPLCKPVMAITAIFTFIGVWNDFLGPLIYLQSEDRMTLAVALNSFQNQYGDFREAHFMMAASIVTMVPCIVLFFVAQRQFVSGLIMGGVKE; this is encoded by the coding sequence ATGATGAAGCGCTGGTCAAACATCTTCGCGCTGGCGTTGCTGCTCGTCGGCAGCGTCGTCATGCTTTTCCCATTCTGGTGGATGCTGGTGACGAGCCTGTCGCGCGCGGAGGACGCCGGCGCGTCGGCGTCGGTCAGCGGGTTTCGCTGGTGGCCGAGCGATCCGCAGTGGAGCAATTATCCCAGCGCGCTGTCACGCATGGGCAGCAAACCGTGGTACGGATTCCTCGACGCCTTGAGCAACACGGTGGTCGTGACGTCATTGAGCGTCGTCGGGCAGGTGCTCTCGTGCAGCCTCGTGGGCTACGCGCTGGCGCGCGTGCGGTTTCGCGGGCGCGGCGCGATGTTCCTCGTCATGATCGCCACGATGATGCTGCCGGCGCAGGTGACCATGATCCCGCTGTTCATTCTTTTCCGCTGGTTCGGCTGGGTCGATACGATCCTGCCGCTGGTCGTGCCGACGTTCTTCGGCACGGCGTATTTCATCTTCATGTTCCGTCAGTTCTTCGCGCAGATTCCCGAGGCGCTGCTGGAGGCCGCGCGAATCGACGGCTGCGGGCACCTGCGCATCTGGTGGCAGATCATGTTGCCGCTGTGCAAGCCGGTGATGGCCATCACGGCGATCTTCACGTTCATCGGCGTGTGGAATGATTTCCTCGGTCCGCTGATTTACCTGCAGAGCGAGGACCGCATGACGCTGGCCGTCGCCCTGAACTCGTTTCAGAATCAGTATGGCGATTTTCGCGAGGCGCATTTCATGATGGCGGCGAGCATCGTGACGATGGTGCCGTGCATCGTGTTGTTCTTTGTGGCGCAGCGGCAGTTTGTCTCGGGGCTGATCATGGGCGGGGTGAAGGAGTGA